From one Nematostella vectensis chromosome 7, jaNemVect1.1, whole genome shotgun sequence genomic stretch:
- the LOC5507870 gene encoding uncharacterized protein LOC5507870 has product MYAMAVLTKSAVFCAVFASLLVLGSTLPLAPSSVIIEDRLAVIRNKGSSPDDFNFAFDSYGGKLRFKQSGKDGWTSWHDLGSPNSAAVISNPFAIHGLNNLTYVFALAGDGQVYVRRQESLSTITFTDWEATGPMLPMDKGAVLHGKDNVAAVNYQGKVTLFCRSLTNSSHLYWTQLIDNKWSNWTMIGGSSVSLLTDVAVAYNPFSKYLEAFAVMTDKKMYRIWQTGSTKWVSWDKTGYGAPTSVHAPVVHAMSGNFFNGRLNVFVHGEDGYLHHIWQTTCDKVPNPWGWCTWSWWYKIGNPIPETTPSANSLSIGANIHQGIEVFTVSKEGGLWHLWELERGADWSSWQYVGQPQSGPMATHASIVNDEKGWWAAYAIGGKDEVELIVQNRSMSLSASKVSYGKPVTVSWSVPQDEATEMDWIGVYPSGKDNSFYVDFYYIGGGQNPTKGARPKGTLTFRSFLPKGEYEYRYLVNKRFFDAMRVPLTVTKGSQDKEWVQVYHGIAIGLGKENVSFDKCIEDGNQTVETFKAAFEAFDNRQVWRGMQLLGQALTDVYKAFEACEETEIAKELEKLATDFIKCTESDCVNFAIDTVEELLILFENIYEIYGDIKGASNAFKVDAYEQGGFCIGRVIAVCMSLPVPH; this is encoded by the exons ATTACCCCTGGCGCCATCGTCAGTTATCATTGAAGATCGTCTGGCAGTCATCAGGAATAAAGGTTCTTCGCCGGATGACTTCAATTTTGCGTTTGACAGTTATGGCGGAAAGCTGAGGTTCAAACAATCTGGGAAAGATGGGTGGACTTCATG GCATGATCTTGGCTCTCCCAATAGTGCAGCAGTCATCTCCAATCCTTTTGCTATCCATGGCCTTAACAACCTGACATATGTCTTTGCGCTTGCTGGTGATGGTCAAGTGTACGTCCGCAGACAAGAATCCCTATCCACCATCACATTTACTGACTGGGAGGCTACAGGACCTATGTTACCCATGGATAAAG GCGCTGTTCTTCATGGGAAGGATAATGTTGCTGCTGTAAACTACCAAGGCAAGGTGACATTATTCTGTAGGTCACTGACAAATTCTTCACATTTGTATTGGACCCAGCTAATTGACAACAAGTGGAGTAACTGGACCATGATAGGGGGATCCTCTGTATCTTTGCTGACTGACGTTGCAGTAGCTTACAACCCCTTCTCTAAG TATCTTGAGGCTTTTGCTGTGATGACAGACAAGAAAATGTACAGAATATGGCAAACAG GTTCAACCAAGTGGGTGTCCTGGGACAAGACAGGCTATGGCGCACCTACATCAGTCCACGCCCCTGTGGTACATGCCATGAGCGGCAACTTCTTCAATGGACGACTGAATGTGTTTGTGCATGGTGAAGATGGTTACTTGCATCATATTTGGCAGACAACATGTGACAAAGTACCTAACCCATGGGGATGGTGCACATGGAGCTGGTGGTATAAGATTGGCAATCCTATCCCTGAGACCACACCTTCTGCTAATTCACTAAGCATTGGAGCAAACATTCATCAGGGCATTGAG GTGTTCACTGTGAGTAAAGAGGGAGGTCTGTGGCATCTGTGGGAGTTGGAGCGTGGTGCGGACTGGAGCTCCTGGCAGTATGTGGGGCAGCCACAATCAGGTCCCATGGCAACACATGCTTCTATTGTCAATGATGAAAAAGGCTGGTGGGCTGCTTACGCT ATTGGAGGTAAAGATGAGGTGGAGCTGATAGTGCAAAACAGATCAATGTCTCTATCTGCAAGTAAGGTATCATATGGTAAACCTGTCACAGTGTCATGGTCGGTACCCCAAGATGAGGCCACTGAAATGGACTGGATAG GTGTTTATCCAAGTGGAAAAGACAACTCCTTTTATGTAGACTTCTATTACATTGGCGGAGGGCAGAACCCGACAAAGGGTGCCCGTCCAAAGGGAACCCTCACCTTCCGCTCCTTCCTGCCTAAAGGAGAATATGAGTATCGCTATCT TGTGAACAAAAGGTTTTTCGATGCCATGCGGGTTCCACTGACAGTAACCAAAGGCTCACAAGACAAGGAATGGGTCCAGGTTTATCATGGGATAGCTATCGGGCTTGGTAAGGAGAATGTCAGTTTTGATAAGTGCATTGAGGATGGCAACCAAACGGTGGAGACTTTCAAGGCAGCATTTGAAGCTTTTGATAACCGTCAAGTCTGGCGCGGAATGCAGCTTTTAGGGCAAGCTCTGACGGATGTATACAAAGCGTTTGAGGCATGTGAAGAGACAGAAATTGCGAAGGAGCTGGAGAAGCTAGCAACAGACTTTATCAAATGCACAGAAA GTGACTGTGTCAACTTCGCTATTGATACTGTAGAAGAGCTTCTTATTCTATTTGAGAACATCTACGAGATTTATGGGGACATCAAGGGGGCCAGTAACGCCTTCAAAGTGGATGCCTATGAGCAAG GTGGTTTTTGTATCGGACGAGTGATTGCCGTCTGCATGTCTTTGCCTGTGCCACACTAG
- the LOC5507871 gene encoding 26S proteasome non-ATPase regulatory subunit 8, translating to MAAPCLKEVVSMYQTLIKEWNKKPADLEKCGKLLSGMKMSLIKFSFLPTSNNKPSQQELLLARDVLEIGVQWSILKEDIPSFERYMAMLKPYYLDYRGILEDSAYTYQLLGLNLLSLLAQNRLAEFHTELELLPAKELQHNVYIKHSVSLEQYLMEGSYNKVFLARGNVPAENYHFFMNILLGTLRDEIATCMEKSYQKVSIPDTTRMLYFEGEKSMKVFADKRGWKTEGNFYVFEDLSKKDATQGITSYKITQHMLEYAKELERIV from the exons atggcggctccTTGTCTAAAAGAAGTTGTATCGATGTACCAAACCCTCATTAAAGAGTGGAACAAAAAGCCAGCTGATCTTGAAAAATGCGGTAAACTACTCTCAGGCATGAAG ATGTCTCTTATTAAATTCTCGTTTCTCCCCACATCAAACAATAAACCAAGCCAACAGGAACTTCTCCTAGCTC GTGATGTTTTGGAAATTGGTGTTCAATGGAGTATACTCAAAGAAGATATTCCCTCATTTGAGAGATACATGGCAATGTTAAAACCCTACTATTTGGATTATAG GGGTATTCTTGAGGATTCAGCCTACACTTATCAACTACTAGGATTAAACCTTCTATCTTTATTGGCTCAGAATCGTCTAGCTGAGTTTCACACA GAGTTGGAGCTTCTTCCTGCCAAGGAACTGCAGCACAATGTCTACATCAAGCATTCAGTATCCCTTGAACAG taCCTGATGGAGGGAAGTTATAATAAGGTTTTTCTAGCAAGGGGAAATGTCCCAGCTGAGAACTACCATTTTTTCATGAATATTCTTCTTGGGACACTAAG AGATGAAATAGCAACCTGCATGGAGAAGTCTTACCAAAAAGTGTCAATACCTGACACCACCCGTATGCTGTACTTTGAAGGAGAAAAGAGTATGAAAGTCTTTGCTGATAAG CGTGGATGGAAAACAGAAGGCAACTTCTATGTCTTTGAAGATCTCTCAAAGAAGGATGCCACCCAAGGGATAACCTCATACAAGATCACACAGCACATGTTGGAGTATGCCAAGGAGCTGGAGAGGATAGTCTAG
- the LOC5507860 gene encoding protein FAM98A, translated as MENDVLDALEDLGYKGPLLGDDGGPALLKAVEGDILSYDFMSLCHWLSNQLKEVCSLGESVSDIDDQETFKLEISGMLRELGCPHAQLMGTNGMANPYHRLLLLDYLTSEVQACRIMGGVGAEKMEIDEQAVSPVFQQINAILAVLELPAPTKDATVFGIFSQIENKIRGILSKVPKDYMGNPLLTKRLGEEQWSKVEKINAQLNREYSLRRQMLLKRCDVTIQSFGWSDRAKTKKDEMVATFTPARKEMAVSAPVAIADIVAARTDLLRQPRTSTGTIRERTKCAINRILMGKVPDRGGRPSTMTPPPPEMPAFKRRQDPPKDQRPHSSRGGRGGGRGGKVQGGWSGDRGGGRGGRGGWRGGGRRDGGGGNPFGGDGGQDRTVYYS; from the exons ATGGAGAACGATGTTTTGGATGCGTTAGAAGATTTAGG TTACAAAGGCCCTTTGCTGGGAGATGATGGAGGCCCAGCTCTATTGAAAGCTGTTGAGGGCGACATTTTGAGTTATGACTTCATGTCTCTATGTCATTGGTTGAGCAACCAGCTCAAAGAAGTTTGCAGTCTTGGGGAGAGTGTATCAG ATATTGATGACCAAGAAACCTTCAAACTTGAAATAAGTGGAATGCTACGAGAGCTAG GTTGTCCACATGCTCAGTTGATGGGTACTAATGgaatggcaaacccataccaCCGCCTGCTGCTTCTAG ATTACCTGACATCAGAGGTGCAGGCATGTAGGATTATGGGTGGGGTTGGTGCAGAGAAAATGGAAATTGATGAGCAG GCTGTTAGTCCAGTTTTCCAGCAGATAAATGCCATTCTTGCAGTACTTGAGCTCCCTGCGCCAACCAAAGATGCTACAGTCTTCGGCATTTTCTCGCAGATAGAAAACAAA ATTCGTGGGATTTTGAGCAAGGTTCCTAAAGACTACATGGGCAATCCTTTGCTGACAAAGAGGCTTGGGGAGGAGCAATGG AGCAAGGTAGAGAAAATTAATGCCCAGCTGAACAGAGAATACAGCCTGCGCCGTCAAATGCTTTTGAAGCGGTGTGATGTAACTATCCAATCTTTTGGCTGGTCTGACAGAGCTAAG ACTAAAAAAGATGAGATGGTCGCAACCTTCACACCTGCTCGTAAAGAAATGGCAGTATCTGCTCCTGTTGCAATTGCTGATATTGTTGCTGCTAGGACAG ATCTCTTGAGACAACCCCGGACTAGCACAGGAACAATCAGAGAGCGAACCAAGTGTGCCATCAACAGGATCTTGATGGGAAAG GTGCCTGATCGAGGAGGTAGACCATCCACCATGACACCACCTCCACCTGAAATGCCAGCATTCAAGAGGAGACAGGACCCACCCAAAGACCAACGCCCACACA GTAGCCGTGGAGGTAGGGGGGGAGGCCGTGGTGGAAAAGTGCAGGGAG GCTGGTCAGGTGATCGTGGAGGTGGACGTGGGGGGCGCGGTGGCTGGAGAGGTGGTGGAAGGAGAGATGGCGGAGGAGGGAACCCTTTTGGAGGAGACGGTGGACAGGACAGGACTGTCTACTACAGCTGA
- the LOC5507861 gene encoding heparan-sulfate 6-O-sulfotransferase 1-B, producing MTLQGNWKKFCLLLTFCALTFLISVLYLCSNSSCDIATLAPNKLRYLSEGNPQKMHRIRFGFTIKESIKKYQFDFAGTDVMVFLHIQKTGGTTFGKHLVTNLQIRKPCDCSKKKGKKFRCTCNRPNSKKIWLFARYALGWPCGLHADYTELTECVPKFMNKRDGREKRRFLYVTMLREPMARVISEFLCYTRGTTWAESKHKCKGKVPTKEELPPCYTGDNWMDVTLEGFNKCSSNLAFNRQARMLADLKLVNCYNRTNGPSPRKRGKIILKSAMKNLRNMAYFGLAEYQKESQYLFEKTFGIKFMKPFQQKAEEETRSADAMKSMTQIEKRRTKSLNSLDIRLYDYAKALFFYRVRYFQKEEKRGEKQIFNSS from the coding sequence ATGACTCTTCAAGGCAACTGGAAGaagttttgtttattgttgaCGTTCTGTGCGTTGACATTCTTGATATCTGTGTTGTATTTATGCAGCAACTCATCATGCGACATCGCAACGCTGGCTCCAAATAAACTCAGGTATTTGAGCGAAGGGAATCCACAAAAGATGCACCGAATAAGATTTGGGTTCACTATTAAGGAATCCATCAAGAAATACCAGTTTGACTTTGCTGGAACCGATGTGATGGTTTTTCTCCATATCCAAAAGACTGGCGGAACGACGTTCGGGAAGCATTTGGTCACGAACTTGCAGATTCGAAAGCCATGTGACTGCTCgaagaaaaaagggaaaaaatttcGCTGTACTTGTAATCGTCCAAATTCCAAGAAGATTTGGTTGTTTGCTCGTTATGCTTTGGGTTGGCCGTGTGGGTTACATGCCGATTATACGGAACTTACCGAATGTGTGCCCAAATTTATGAACAAGCGTGATGGTCGCGAGAAACGACGCTTCCTTTACGTTACCATGCTCCGAGAGCCGATGGCTCGCGTTATAAGCGAATTTCTGTGCTATACTAGAGGAACTACTTGGGCAGAATCCAAGCACAAATGCAAGGGCAAAGTCCCTACAAAGGAAGAACTGCCACCATGCTATACTGGGGATAACTGGATGGATGTTACACTAGAGGGATTTAATAAATGCTCTAGTAATCTTGCATTCAATAGACAGGCAAGAATGCTTGCTGATTTGAAACTTGTCAATTGTTATAATAGAACAAACGGCCCCTCGCCTAGAAAGCGAGggaaaataatattaaaaagtgCTATGAAGAATCTAAGGAATATGGCATATTTCGGTCTTGCAGAATACCAGAAAGAAAGCCAGTACTTATTTGAGAAGACATTTGGGATTAAATTCATGAAACCTTTTCAACAAAAGGCTGAGGAGGAAACCCGATCTGCTGATGCTATGAAAAGTATGACTCAGATTGAAAAACGCCGCACTAAATCACTGAATAGCCTAGATATAAGACTTTATGACTATGCAAAAGCGCTATTTTTCTACCGTGTTAGGTATTTCCAAAAGGAGGAAAAAAGGGGTGAGAAACAAATTTTCAATTCATCGTAA
- the LOC5507875 gene encoding protein HEXIM1 codes for MCSIQYSRKTKMNPEGLPSKAMKRQKKTRRLKKRKRLDKEIFDFSVVPVKRAKGRTAAPENTTQFLMDDHEKFEPFVLSSPSLSPNSSGCEFSSSSVRGSPVCERDLQSVTELVGNFDELYFEKDFNDVYDSIHAETLLGLSKQELIYKYMELEKKEENLLRDSFIWSRA; via the exons atgTGTTCAATCCAGTACTCGAGAAAGACAAAAATGAACCCAGAAGGACTGCCATCCAAAGCAATGAAACGCCAGAAGAAAACAAGGCGCctcaagaaaagaaaacgcCTCGACAAGGAAATATTCGACTTCTCTGTTGTTCCAGTGAAGAGAGCGAAAGGAAGAACCGCCGCCCCCGAAAACACCACCCAGTTCTTGATGGACGATCATGAGAAATTCGAGCCCTTCGTCCTCTCTTCGCCTTCTCTTTCGCCCAACTCAAGCGGTTGTGAATTCTCATCGTCCTCAGTACGCGGAAGTCCAGTCTGCGAAAGGGATCTTCAGTCGGTAACTGAACTTGTTGGTAATTTTGACGAACTTTACTTCGAGAAAGACTTCAACGATGTTTACGACTCTATCCACGCTGAAACACTCCTAGGTCTCAGCAAGCAAGAACTCATCTACAAATACATGGAATTGgagaagaaagaagaaaatctGTTAAG GGACAGCTTTatctggagcagggcataa
- the LOC5507872 gene encoding fasciculation and elongation protein zeta-1, translated as MAAGESPLENGRQHGEDDSDWSDFASDCSATIPALSPIQQAEKKPFPRRDSEAFTTVCKTTRTCFPDDFLSSRSWFVGEEESGSKCDRRGNKMFLDESLSTLRRPSQFLFLQSTWRGSATERLLLKSLNIKTPKEEKQSKADTSPSAPVQRFTDHFDFHLMTNRNIEFLSSSKPRKWNSINSNTGPIAPENQHTLGDFVKSRETPTTSSTLESQPNMNTEVWSDSDNNDTDEIFLLFGQQLTEKPTSFDETQAAAGLHHLSYEELLDLRDEMAAYVKEYSDVLVDELMVKDEQLREQEIKNLFISSLLALQSRLREVQSSQGRKKTGPAALKYLTTVIPYDEQAGGLQTGDLEKIVEIMDAMAEDSPMVPSLLTDYILTVLCP; from the exons ATGGCTGCCGGGGAAAGTCCTCTCGAAAATGGAAGGCAACATGGGGAGGACGACAGCGACTGGTCTGATTTCGCTTCTGATTGTTCTGCCACGATCCCTGCCCTATCCCCTATCCAACAAGCAGAGAAAAAGCCTTTTCCTAGGAGAGACTCGGAAGCATTCACGACTGTTTGCAAGACGACTAGGACTTGTTTTCCTGATGATTTTTTATCCAGCAGGAGTTGGTTTGTAGGTGAAGAAGAGAGCGGAAGCAAATGCGATCGTAGAGGAAACAAGATGTTCTTAGACGAAAGCTT GAGCACGTTACGACGACCAAGCCAGTTTCTTTTCCTTCAATCTACTTGGAGGGGTTCAGCGACAGAAAGGCTGCTTCTAAAATCACTGAACATCAAAACTCCTAAAGAG gaAAAGCAATCCAAAGCAGATACTTCACCTTCTGCTCCTGTTCAAAGGTTCACTGATCATTTTGACTTTCATCTTATGACAAACAGAAACATTGAATTTCTATCTTCATCAAAACCAAGAAAATGGAACTCTATAAACTCAAATACTGGCCCAATTGCGCCAGAAAACCAACATACTTTAGGGGACTTTGTCAAAAGCAGGGAAACTCCTACAACAAGTTCGACTTTAGAATCACAGCCTAATATGAATACAGAAGTCTGGTCTGACTCTGATAATAATGACACAGATGAGATATTTCTATTATTTGGACAACAGCTAACAGAAAAACCAACAAGTTTTGATGAAACTCAAGCTGCAGCAG GTCTGCATCATTTGAGTTATGAGGAACTACTGGATTTAAGGGATGAAATGGCTGCCTATGTCAAAGAATATTCAGATGTTTTAGTTGATGAACTAATGGTAAAAGATGAGCAACTCAGAGAACAAGAAATAAAGAATCTATTTATATCGTCATTGCTGGCTCTTCAGTCTAGACTAAGAGAGGTGCAGTCAAGTCAAGGAAGGAAGAAGACTGGACCAGCAGCACTCAAG TATCTTACCACTGTTATCCCATATGATGAGCAAGCTGGGGGCCTACAAACAGGGGATCTTGAGAAAATCGTTGAAA TTATGGATGCAATGGCTGAAGACAGTCCCATGGTGCCATCTCTACTAACAGACTACATTTTAACAG TTTTATGCCCATAA
- the LOC5507873 gene encoding uncharacterized protein LOC5507873: protein MKFTLGLLVFLSGVFLSKGFFAWKNCVKPSNESLFTVKHAHACENKAAVQLICNAGYKIAIKDAFFGHGWNYKAKCDSSWISQDCRAPEVKWRVIELCEGNRTCVIVPMQANLGVTGCRYGLKADLFVDYFCEQDPIPLDPSDTIAINSMQLTPSPLALPGTVNVSATLTIKRHLPSYTTLRLNIQKKVFGLFWLRIPCIKGMGSCDYSNFCEMVRSAAFSKCDEVMEAQGVPCDCPIPTGQFALPLQSIPVPADMLSAIPVPDWVVNGKYWVRAEFLDPFSRHLGCIEVQAEVDVSTP from the exons ATGAAGTTCACTCTAGGGTTGCTTGTCTTCCTGTCTGGCGTGTTTTTATCCAAGGGATTCTTTGCTTGGAAAAATTGCG TGAAACCATCCAACGAATCACTCTTTACTGTGAAACATGCGCATGCCTGCGAGAACAAAGCCGCTGTCCAGCTGATTTGCAATGCAGGGTACAAAATCGCCATCAAAGACGCGTTCTTCGGTCATGGATGGAATTACAAGGCGAAGTGTGACAGTAGCTGGATCTCTCAGGATTGCCGGGCACCGGAAGTGAAATGGCGAGTGATAGAACTGTGCGAGGGCAACCGGACATGCGTGATAGTACCCATGCAGGCGAACCTGGGTGTGACCGGGTGTCGGTACGGCCTTAAGGCCGACCTGTTCGTAGATTATTTTTGTGAGCAAG ACCCCATTCCGCTCGATCCTTCCGACACAATCGCCATCAACTCGATGCAGCTGACGCCGAGCCCCCTAGCCCTCCCAGGGACGGTGAACGTATCGGCCACCTTGACCATCAAGCGTCACCTGccctcttacactaccctacgACTCAACATTCAAAAGAAGGTGTTCGGGCTGTTCTGGTTGCGCATTCCGTGTATCAAGGGCATGGGGTCATG CGACTACAGTAATTTCTGCGAGATGGTACGAAGTGCAGCGTTCAGCAAGTGTGACGAGGTGATGGAAGCACAGGGTGTGCCTTGTGATTGTCCTATCCCCACGGGTCAGTTTGCTCTCCCCTTACAGTCGATACCAGTCCCTGCGGATATGCTCAGTGCCATCCCTGTCCCCGACTGGGTAGTAAAT GGTAAGTACTGGGTGAGAGCGGAGTTCCTTGATCCTTTCTCCCGCCACCTTGGCTGCATCGAAGTTCAAGCTGAAGTTGACGTCAGCACGCcgtag